The following are encoded in a window of Flavobacterium sp. WC2421 genomic DNA:
- a CDS encoding 2-dehydro-3-deoxyphosphooctonate aldolase, protein MKKVLLYFALVSFAISCVSTKSTLKNVDDNAPIPKLTSDNTFVITEYSKDKKYGYDKDYPINVFYYSTRNETINQERFLNALTGPKGEKISFSKLESCCPFPTKRSEMGAGFLDVYEVKWDGLKKPILLYMNIYEKGILKVPVGFGLKKNNQ, encoded by the coding sequence ATGAAAAAAGTCCTGCTTTATTTTGCATTAGTATCATTTGCCATTTCATGTGTAAGTACCAAGTCAACTTTGAAAAACGTTGATGATAATGCCCCAATTCCAAAATTAACCTCTGATAATACTTTTGTAATTACCGAGTATAGTAAAGACAAAAAATACGGATATGATAAAGATTATCCGATCAATGTATTTTATTATAGCACGCGAAATGAAACCATCAATCAAGAACGTTTTTTGAATGCCTTAACTGGACCAAAAGGGGAAAAAATAAGCTTTAGTAAATTAGAAAGTTGTTGTCCATTCCCAACAAAAAGAAGCGAAATGGGTGCAGGATTTCTTGATGTATATGAAGTAAAATGGGATGGTTTAAAAAAACCTATTCTATTGTATATGAACATTTATGAAAAAGGAATTTTGAAAGTTCCAGTTGGCTTTGGATTGAAGAAAAATAATCAATAA